A window of the Brassica napus cultivar Da-Ae chromosome C5, Da-Ae, whole genome shotgun sequence genome harbors these coding sequences:
- the LOC106427157 gene encoding mitogen-activated protein kinase 8 isoform X1 produces MGGGGNLVDGVRRWLFQRPSSSSSSNNNQNEPILLSSATFSNRDQSGEAGDLNELVVTEDFDFTGLKLLKVPKRNHLPMDPQKKGVQETEFFTEYGEANRYQVQEVVGKGSYGVVASALDTHTGERVAIKKINDVFEHVADATRILREIKLLRLLRHPDVVEINHIMLPPSRREFRDIYVVFELMESDLHQVIKANDDLTAEHHQFFLYQLLRGLKYVHAANVFHRDLKPKNILANADCKLKICDFGLARVSFNDAPTAIFWTDYVATRWYRAPELCGSFFSKYTPAIDIWSVGCIFAEMLLGKPLFPGKNVVHQLDLMTDFLGTPPPESISRIRNEKARRYLSSMRKKQPVPFSQKFPKADPLALRLLERLLAFDPKDRASAEDALSDPYFSGLSNSEREPSTQPISKLEFDFERKKLTKDDVRELIYREILEYHPQMLEEYKRGGDQLSFMYPSGVDRFKRQFAYLEENQGKPGAAAGGGRSTALHRHHASLPRERVPAQNGETAEESSDVERRAAAAVASTLESEEADNGGGYSARNLKKSSSISGSKCIGVQSKTDKEEAIAEADDETVTELTDRVSSLQ; encoded by the exons ATGGGTGGTGGTGGGAATCTCGTCGACGGTGTTCGTCGTTGGCTTTTTCAgcgtccttcttcttcttcctcttccaatAATAATCAAAACGAACCCATTCTTCTCTCCTCTGCTACTTTTTCTAATCGAGATCAATCAGGTGAGGCTGGAGATTTGAATGAGCTTGTTGTTACTGAAGATTTCGACTTTACTGGGTTAAAGCTTCTTAAGGTTCCTAAACGTAATCACTTGCCCATGGATCCTCAAAAGAAG GGTGTGCAGGAAACTGAGTTCTTTACGGAATATGGAGAAGCAAACAGGTACCAAGTTCAAGAAGTCGTTGGTAAAGGAAGTTATGGTGTTGTTGCTTCAGCTCTAGACACACACACTGGTGAAAGAGTTGCCATCAAGAAGATCAACGATGTCTTTGAGCATGTCGCTGATGCTACTAGGATTCTCAGAGAGATTAAGCTGCTGCGGTTGCTTCGTCATCCTGATGTTGTGGAGATCAATCACATCATGCTACCTCCTTCTCGCCGAGAGTTCAGGGATATTTACGTTGTGTTCGAGTTGATGGAGTCTGATCTCCACCAGGTGATTAAGGCCAACGATGATTTAACTGCTGAGCATCATCAGTTTTTCTTGTACCAGCTTCTCCGTGGTCTTAAATATGTTCACGCAG CTAATGTGTTTCATAGGGATTTGAAACCAAAGAACATTCTAGCTAATGCTGATTGCAAATTGAAGATCTGTGATTTTGGACTCGCTCGTGTTTCTTTCAACGATGCTCCAACTGCTATATTCTGGACT GATTATGTAGCTACTCGGTGGTATCGTGCCCCCGAACTCTGTGGATCGTTTTTCTCCAAA TATACACCTGCGATTGATATCTGGAGTGTTGGTTGCATTTTTGCGGAAATGCTTTTGGGTAAGCCTTTGTTTCCCGGGAAAAACGTGGTGCACCAATTGGATCTTATGACTGACTTTCTTGGCACTCCACCTCCTGAGTCCATATCAAGG ATTAGAAATGAAAAGGCGAGGAGGTATCTTAGCAGCATGAGGAAAAAACAGCCAGTCCCTTTCTCTCAGAAGTTCCCTAAAGCTGACCCTTTGGCTCTCCGCCTTCTTGAACGCCTGCTTGCCTTTGATCCCAAGGATCGTGCATCTGCTGAAGAT GCACTATCTGATCCATACTTCAGTGGTCTGTCAAACTCAGAGCGCGAACCATCAACACAGCCAATCTCAAAGCTTGAGTTTGATTTTGAGAGAAAGAAGTTAACAAAAGATGATGTTAGAGAGTTAATCTACCGAGag ataTTGGAATATCATCCTCAGATGTTGGAGGAATACAAGCGCGGTGGTGATCAGCTTAGCTTCATGTACCCTAG TGGGGTTGATCGGTTTAAGAGGCAATTTGCttatcttgaagagaatcaaggtaAACCAGGAGCAGCAGCAGGTGGAGGAAGAAGTACTGCACTTCATAGGCATCATGCTTCCTTGCCAAG AGAGAGAGTTCCTGCTCAGAATGGTGAAACTGCAGAAGAAAGCAGTGATGTTGAAAGAAGAGCAGCAGCTGCTGTGGCTTCAACTTTGGAATCTGAGGAAGCAGACAATGGAGGAGGTTACAGTGCTCGTAACCTCAAGAAGAGTTCCAGTATCAGCGGTTCTAAATGCATCGGTGTCCAATCTAAAACTGACAAAGAG GAGGCCATAGCTGAGGCAGATGATGAAACAGTTACAGAGCTTACTGATAGAGTTTCTTCTCTTCAATGA
- the LOC106427157 gene encoding mitogen-activated protein kinase 8 isoform X2 → MGGGGNLVDGVRRWLFQRPSSSSSSNNNQNEPILLSSATFSNRDQSGEAGDLNELVVTEDFDFTGLKLLKVPKRNHLPMDPQKKETEFFTEYGEANRYQVQEVVGKGSYGVVASALDTHTGERVAIKKINDVFEHVADATRILREIKLLRLLRHPDVVEINHIMLPPSRREFRDIYVVFELMESDLHQVIKANDDLTAEHHQFFLYQLLRGLKYVHAANVFHRDLKPKNILANADCKLKICDFGLARVSFNDAPTAIFWTDYVATRWYRAPELCGSFFSKYTPAIDIWSVGCIFAEMLLGKPLFPGKNVVHQLDLMTDFLGTPPPESISRIRNEKARRYLSSMRKKQPVPFSQKFPKADPLALRLLERLLAFDPKDRASAEDALSDPYFSGLSNSEREPSTQPISKLEFDFERKKLTKDDVRELIYREILEYHPQMLEEYKRGGDQLSFMYPSGVDRFKRQFAYLEENQGKPGAAAGGGRSTALHRHHASLPRERVPAQNGETAEESSDVERRAAAAVASTLESEEADNGGGYSARNLKKSSSISGSKCIGVQSKTDKEEAIAEADDETVTELTDRVSSLQ, encoded by the exons ATGGGTGGTGGTGGGAATCTCGTCGACGGTGTTCGTCGTTGGCTTTTTCAgcgtccttcttcttcttcctcttccaatAATAATCAAAACGAACCCATTCTTCTCTCCTCTGCTACTTTTTCTAATCGAGATCAATCAGGTGAGGCTGGAGATTTGAATGAGCTTGTTGTTACTGAAGATTTCGACTTTACTGGGTTAAAGCTTCTTAAGGTTCCTAAACGTAATCACTTGCCCATGGATCCTCAAAAGAAG GAAACTGAGTTCTTTACGGAATATGGAGAAGCAAACAGGTACCAAGTTCAAGAAGTCGTTGGTAAAGGAAGTTATGGTGTTGTTGCTTCAGCTCTAGACACACACACTGGTGAAAGAGTTGCCATCAAGAAGATCAACGATGTCTTTGAGCATGTCGCTGATGCTACTAGGATTCTCAGAGAGATTAAGCTGCTGCGGTTGCTTCGTCATCCTGATGTTGTGGAGATCAATCACATCATGCTACCTCCTTCTCGCCGAGAGTTCAGGGATATTTACGTTGTGTTCGAGTTGATGGAGTCTGATCTCCACCAGGTGATTAAGGCCAACGATGATTTAACTGCTGAGCATCATCAGTTTTTCTTGTACCAGCTTCTCCGTGGTCTTAAATATGTTCACGCAG CTAATGTGTTTCATAGGGATTTGAAACCAAAGAACATTCTAGCTAATGCTGATTGCAAATTGAAGATCTGTGATTTTGGACTCGCTCGTGTTTCTTTCAACGATGCTCCAACTGCTATATTCTGGACT GATTATGTAGCTACTCGGTGGTATCGTGCCCCCGAACTCTGTGGATCGTTTTTCTCCAAA TATACACCTGCGATTGATATCTGGAGTGTTGGTTGCATTTTTGCGGAAATGCTTTTGGGTAAGCCTTTGTTTCCCGGGAAAAACGTGGTGCACCAATTGGATCTTATGACTGACTTTCTTGGCACTCCACCTCCTGAGTCCATATCAAGG ATTAGAAATGAAAAGGCGAGGAGGTATCTTAGCAGCATGAGGAAAAAACAGCCAGTCCCTTTCTCTCAGAAGTTCCCTAAAGCTGACCCTTTGGCTCTCCGCCTTCTTGAACGCCTGCTTGCCTTTGATCCCAAGGATCGTGCATCTGCTGAAGAT GCACTATCTGATCCATACTTCAGTGGTCTGTCAAACTCAGAGCGCGAACCATCAACACAGCCAATCTCAAAGCTTGAGTTTGATTTTGAGAGAAAGAAGTTAACAAAAGATGATGTTAGAGAGTTAATCTACCGAGag ataTTGGAATATCATCCTCAGATGTTGGAGGAATACAAGCGCGGTGGTGATCAGCTTAGCTTCATGTACCCTAG TGGGGTTGATCGGTTTAAGAGGCAATTTGCttatcttgaagagaatcaaggtaAACCAGGAGCAGCAGCAGGTGGAGGAAGAAGTACTGCACTTCATAGGCATCATGCTTCCTTGCCAAG AGAGAGAGTTCCTGCTCAGAATGGTGAAACTGCAGAAGAAAGCAGTGATGTTGAAAGAAGAGCAGCAGCTGCTGTGGCTTCAACTTTGGAATCTGAGGAAGCAGACAATGGAGGAGGTTACAGTGCTCGTAACCTCAAGAAGAGTTCCAGTATCAGCGGTTCTAAATGCATCGGTGTCCAATCTAAAACTGACAAAGAG GAGGCCATAGCTGAGGCAGATGATGAAACAGTTACAGAGCTTACTGATAGAGTTTCTTCTCTTCAATGA